TCACGATTTAGTGTTTAAGGCGGCGAGAGGGACCAAGGATATTTTGCCGGAGGAGCAGAAGTACTGGCGGTACGTGGAGCGGGTGGCGTCGACGCTGGCGCATCGAAGCGGGTTTAGAAGGCTGGACACGCCGGTGTTTGAGGATGCGGGGCTGTTCCAACGGTCGGTGGGGACCGGCACGGACATTATGGACAAGGAGGTGTACCTGTTCGAGGACCGGGGCGGCGACAAGCTGACGCTGCGGCCCGAGGGGACGGCGCCGGTCTGCCGCGCATATTTGGAGCACGGGATGCACAGCCTGCCCCAGCCGGTGCGGCTGTACTACTTCTGCCCGGTGTTTCGATACGACAGGCCGCAGGCGGGTCGGTATAGACAGCACCACCAGTTCGGGGTGGAGGTGCTGGGGGACGGCGACGCGCTGGTGGACGCCGAGGTGGTGCAGCTGGCGTGGAGCCTGATGGCCAACCTGGGGCTAAAGGACGTGTCGCTGGTGGTCAACAGCATCGGCGACGCGCAGTGCAGGCCCGGGTATATCAAGGAATTGCAGGCGTATTATCGAGGGCATTTCGACAAGCTGTGCGGCGACTGCAAGGCGAGGCTGGAGAACAACCCGCTGAGGCTGCTGGACTGCAAGAAACCGGCGTGCCAGCCGCTACAGGAGTCGGCGCCCAAGTCGTCGGAGCACTTGTGCGAGGCGTGCCGCGCGCACTGGGAGCAGTTCAAGGGGTACATGGCGGCGCTGGGGATATCGTACAGCGTCGACCATAAGCTGGTGCGTGGGCTGGACTATTACACGCGGACGGTGTTTGAGATTTTGCCGCCGGTGGAGGGGGCGCAGAGCACGCTTTTGGGCGGGGGCCGCTACGACGGGCTGATGGAGCAGTTGGACGGTCGTCCGACGCCGGGGGTGGGCTTCGCCACGGGGATGGAGCGGCTGATTCTGAACCTGCAACGGCAGGAGGTGGCGGTGCCCGATGAGGAGAAGCCGAAGTATATGCTGGCAGCGATGACGCCGGAGGCGGCCCAGGCGGGGGTGCGGCTGGCGGCGAGGATTCGAGAGCGGGGCGCGGGGGTAGTGATGGGAGGCCAAGGGCGGAGCATGCGGTCGCAGATGCGCAGCGCGAACTCGATGGGGGTGCCGTACGTGGTGATACTGGGGGAGGACGAGCTGAAGGCGGGGACGGTGACGGTTAAGGACATGGCGAGTGGGGAGCAACGGAAGGTGGGGGAGGGGGAGTTTTTGGGGGGCGTGTAGGGGGAGATCACGGAAGAGACACAATAGTTATCCCGTTGAGATGTTCATAATGCCTTCTATTATTTGTCAGCAGCGTACAACCAAATCTTAACGCGCAGGCGGCTACCCAGGCATCGTTGTTTGACATCGCTCTGCCCTTTTGGTGGCTTTCTGCCCTTATAGACCCAAAGGCAACAGCCAAGTCCTTGTCATAGGGCAATACTACGTATGCTCTGAGCGCATTTTCTAATACCTCAATTTGCCCCTTACCCCAACGCCGTATCTTTGACCAGGCATATAACTCGCCAACCGTAATAAAAGATAGGCATCCGAATTTGCTGGTAAGATAAGTCAAATAGGGTTTAGACCGCGTATCACCCTTGTGAATGAATGAAAAAACACAAGTATCCAGCAATGCCCGCTCTGTTTGAAGGGCCACGCTAATTAGCCTTAAGAGTCCTTACGCCAATCCATGACAGCGCTTATGAAATCATCGATGTTCTCATTGGCAGGCCACCAGTAGGCAAGCTTATTCGTTTCCGTAATGGGTCGAACACCCTGCTCCTCAGCCAATTGGTCAAAGGATGCTGGCGACCAAAAGGTATCTGGGATTGCCTTATCCTCAACAATCCATCCAAAGTCAGCGTAGGCGGCTGTTCCTGTAGAACCACCTGACACTGTGTATATTAGAAGCGCTTCCTCAACTATTTCCTGCTGCTGAAGACCACGTTTAACTCTTATCTCTTTGACATCGTATTCGTATAAGGTAATCATAGCTTTTGTTACGCTCCCTGCTTTACTACTTGGAACTGAATTTTCTTTTTCTGGTCATCATCAACCAAGATCGTAAGCTCATAAGTGCCCGGATGATCAAATTCCATCCGTTTGATTGATTTAACTAGGATTGCACCGAACTTTTGCCCTGATTCCCAAACTGGTGGGAGTTTGAGACTTATACCCTCTTCTCTTACAAACTTGCCATTTGGATCTAAAAGTACAATCTTTACAGTTTTTTCGAGGCCCTTTTCGGAAGCGTCCGCTTCGAAACGAACCACCAGTTGTAATTCTGGGTGGGTCGCCGGAAAGGTCTGGGCGAAGATTTGGTTGAACGCCCCTAAAATGTTAAGCTTCCCTTGCTGCGAAATGTTCGCCGCATCCGCAAGTAGAGCTAAGGTAACTTCCATTAAAATGGTCCAGAAAAAATGTCCGGTTATGCTTGACTACCCTACTTTACCATATAAATATCATACAACCGAGCGAATGATTGCCAACGAATAGGAGGCTCCCCCCATGACCACAAAACAGCGCATCCCAACAAAACAAGACGTCCTCTCCTACCTGCACGACCGCACCAACTGGGGGCGGTGGGGGAAGAAGGGGAGCGCGGGGGCGATGAACCTGATCACGCCCTCGAAGACCATGGCGGCGCTGAAGCTGCCCAAGAAGGGGCGGACGGTGTCGATGAGCAGGCCGTTTAACACCACGCCGTCGATGGAGAACGGGAGGCCGGCGCAGCATTACATGATGGTGCAGGACAGGCCGCCGGGTGGCGGCGCCTCTATGGACTTCTACGGCATCTTCTACCACGGCCAGTCGACGACGCACATCGACGCGCTGTGTCACGTGTGGGACGAGCGGGGGATGTGGGACGGGAAGGACGCCAAGGAGGTGCTGAAGTTCGACGGGGCGAGGTACGGGTCGGTGGACGCGTGGAAGGAGGGGATTATCACTCGAGGGGTGCTGCTGGACGTGCCGCGGCATCGCAAGAAGCCGTATGTGACCATAGAGACGCCGGTGCACGGGTGGGAGCTGGAGGATATCGCCAGGGCGGAGGGGGTGAAGCTGGAGGCGGGGGACGCGGTGATGGTGTACAGCGGCCGTGAGGCGTATGCCAAGGCCCACAATGGCTTGTGGGGAGGCGGGGTGGAGAGGCCGGGGCTGCACGCGTCGTGCCTGCCGTTTTTGCGGGACAACGATGTTTCCATATTGGGGTGGGATATGATGGACCACCAGCCCAACGAGTACGGGCTGCCGTGGACGGTGCACGGGGCGATTTTTGCCTACGGGGTGGCGCTCCTGGACAACGCGCTGCTGGAGCCGCTGGCGAAGGTGTGCGCCGAGGAGAAGCGATGGGAGTTTTTGGTGACGATTAACCCGCTGTATGTGATTGGGGGGACGGGGTCGCCGGTGAACCCGATAGCTGTGTTTTAGTGGGGAGGGATGAGAAGGATTCCAGGGAAGTTGGTGTATACCTGGCGGACGAATCGTGGAGCTAGTGCTTCACCCTCACCTTAAATCCTCTCCCATCAAGGGAGAGGAAAGAAAAGAGTGGGGCGACGCTGTTGCTGTTGGTCCTATCGTCGGCTAGTCCACGCGGACGGCGACGTTGTTTTCCAGGTTGAGGGTGACGGGGAGGCCCAGATGGTCGCGGAGGTGGTCGAGGGTGATGACGCCGGCTTTGATGACGAAGGTCATGGGGAGGCCGGTGGTGTTGGCGCGGAGCAGGGCCTGGAGGTCGCCATGGTTACCAAAGGGTCGGCAGTCGAGGAGCGTTCCGCCCACCCTGACGGCTTGGATGGTCTCTTTCATACCCCTCCACCTCCCTTGGATTAGCGGACCCACGAGGTCTGGTCTATGAGCGGTCAACAATTCTAGCGACCCTCTCGGTGAGCATCTACATTAATTAGAACGCATTTTAGCTTTTTCTGTCAGGCCCTAGACTGACAGAACTAGGCTGTTAGTTAAAAATTCTTCCTGAACAAAAAACGCATGAAGCCAAAAGCGCGTCAATTAGATTTTTGCGGGACTCAGGATGACAAAACTGAAACCTGGTCGCCGAGGGAGATTTTGCCAGGATGGTCAACGATGCCGTAGACGCCCATGTAAGCCTTAACGTCGGGTCGGTAGGAGAGGATCAGGCGCAGGGTGTCGAAGTCGCGGGCGCCGGAGTCGGGGTCGTGGGTGGTGATGGCACATCGGGGGTCACGCTTGACCATTCGCAGCACCAGGCTCTGGCCGATTTTTATAGTTTTGCCTATCCACGAGTCCTCCTCGTTGGGTATACAGCCATCGATGACCAGGTTGGGGCGGAAGCGGCGGGGGTCGGAAGGCATGGAGATAGAAGAGTCTTTGGCCCGAAGAACCAGCTCGTCCACCGAGGCCTGGGAGACCAGGGAGACGGGGAATTCGTCGTAGGACTGGCCGGGGTAGTCGGAGCGGACGAGAAGGACGGGATGGCGGAGGAAGTCGGAGAGGGCGGCGTTCCAATCGCCATCGACGAGGCGGCCACCTACCTGCCGGCCCCAGAAGGGGATGGCCACGGGGCCGCCGAGGTCTAGGGGGCCGTCTAGCGTATTGCCGGTGGGGAAATCGAGGTGGAGGCGCTCGGGGTCGAGGCGGTATTCGGCCTTGATTTGCACCATGTGTCCGATTTGCCGCTGGGTCATAAGCTGGCCCGAGGCGTCGATGATGAAGAAGCGGCGGTCCTCTAGGATGCCGGTGGGGGAGACGTGGACGATGGAGGCGCACTGGAGGGCGAGGGATTTGACGGGGGAGATGAAGATTTCTTTGACGGTGGGCATAGGAAGTAGTTTAGCGGAACTCCTTTATGTTGTCCTTCCTAGTGTAGACCGAGTAAGAGATAAGGGAAGTGTGGTTATGCCTGACGGACGGGGCGTAGTGCTAGGGCTTCACCCTCACCTTAATCCTCTCCCATCAAGGGAGAGGAAAGGAGAAGGACAAGGCGACCTCGCCCCTACGGATAAATGACGAACCTCGTTATAAAAGCTTCTCTAGTTCCAAAATGTTAGCGTCGTCTTGCTGGCGGCGGCCTTGTTCAACGTCTTTGACGAGGGCGATCATACGCTCGGTCAAAGGGGTAGGGATGCGGCACTGGCGGCCTTTTTCGACGAAGGGGCCGAGGACATAATCGACTTCGGTGGGGCGCTTGCGGACAGCGATGTCGCGCCAGGGGCCGGAGAAGACTTTGACGAAGGGCCGGTAGTGGTCGGCGTACTGTTGGAAGAGGGGGAGGGTGGCCTCGAAGTCGAGCTTAGCGAAGGCTGGCGGGTCGAAGGGGACTTCGGCGAAGGGCTCCAGCTTGATCCCGTCGGCCTGGCACACGGCGATGCCTTCTTTGAAGCAGGCATAGAGGATGCGCTGGACGCGCGGGTTGGCAAACATGGCGGGGACGGGGGATGTGCCCAGGGCGTTGCCGATGTAGAAGTAACCCCAGACCTGCTTGGACCACTTGTGGCCCATGATGTTGCCGGTGATGAAGGTCTCCTGGGCTTTTGAGAGGACTTTTTGCAGTTCGACGAGTCGGGGCGTGGTGCGGCCATCGAGTTCGCCTATCTGATAAGGGCCGTGGTTACCATACTCGATGTGGCCGGGGGACTGGTAGTCGCCGCCCCACTGCACCAGGCAGCCGACGGTGCGCTGGGGGCCGATGAGTTTGGCGATGGTCTCCTCGTTGACACCGTTCTGAAAGCAGACCAGGGTGGACTTGGGGCCGAGGTGGGGCATGAGGGCGTTCATGGCGTCGAGGGTATGGAGGGACTTGACGCAAAGGAAGACGGTGTCGAGGGGGCCTTTTAGCTGATGGGGCTCGAGGGCTTTGGGGCGGACGCGGAACTCGCCGGCGAAACCGGTGACGCGAAGGCCGTCGGCGTTGATGCAGCGGACGTGGTCGGCGACCTTGTCCACGAGGGTGACGGGCTGGCCGGCTTTTTCCAGGAGGGCGCCGGTGAGGCCGCCGATGGCGCCGGCGCCGAAGATGGTAATTTGCATTTTCTACCTTTCAATAAGCGCAAGGATTAGCTATCAATCGCTCGTGCTGAGCTTGTCGAAGCATGAGACTTCGATAGCTCCACGATCCTCTTCCAATCCCTTCGAATAAGAGCTTCCTTTTTAGCCCTAGACCAACCTTTGATTTGGAATTCTGCATCCAGAGCGTAAGACCTTGTAGCGAACTCTTCTACAAAAACGAAACGTACAGGCCTTCGTCTCTTGGTGTACCCGCAAAAGAAGCCGCTTTGATGCTCGCCTATACGTTTATCCAGATTGTCGGCATGCCCGGTGTAGTATGAGCCATCAGAGCATTTGAGCATATAGACGTAAAAAGCCATTGTGCTAGCTAGCAACCCTCGCCCTTCGACAAGCTCATGGTGAGCGACTTAATATCATCTCTTTTCTAATAGCGAGCTCCTTACAGCTTGTACAGCCGCAGGCAGTTGTCCCAGAGGATTTTGCGTTTGGACTCGTCCGAGATGGGCATATGCTTTAGGAAGTACTGGGTGGAGCCGGGGTACTTGGCGTCGGGGTGGGGGTAGTCGGTGGAGAAAACGAAGACGTCGTCACCGACGGCATCGATGGCGTGCTTGGCGGGGGTCTCCTCGCATTCGACGGAGACGTAGGCCTGACGGAAGAAATACTCGCTGGGCTTCATGGACAACTCGGCGTGCTCGACCTTGCCGGCCCATTCCAGATGCTCGTCCAGCCGCCAGAGCCAGAAAGGGAGCCACGAGCCGTTGCCTTCCAGGAAGCCGACGCGCAGCTTGGGGTGGCGGTGGAGGACGCCGCCGAGGGTGAAGGCGGCCACAGCCTGCATCTGCTCGAGGGGATGGGAGACAGCATGCTTCAGGGCGTACTTGCCCCCGCGCTCCCAGCGGTCGTTGCCGGTGGTGGGCTGGTAGGAGTTCATGCCCTCGTGGAAACCCAGGGCTGTGTCCAGGGATTCGATTTCACTCCACAGGGGGTCGTACTTAGGGAGTTCCCAGTATTCGCCCTCGCGGACGGGGTTAGGGCGGAGGAATACGGCTTTGAAGCCCAGATCATTGACGGCGCGTCGAGCTTCTTTAATCGCCAGCGAGACATCGTGGATGGGAAGCATGCCGGAGCCGAACATACGCTTAGGATCTCCGTCGCGGCAGAAATCGGCCAGCCAGTCGTTGTAAGCCCGGGCGATGGCGCTGGACAGCTTCGGCTCCAGGTCGGAGAAGGCGCTGGCGTAAAGACCGCGCGATGGGAAGAGAACGGTCTTGTCGATACCTTCTTTGTCCATAGCGCGGACCTGAGCAGTGGCGTCAAAGTTGCGCTCCAGGTCGTGGGTGTACTGAGGGAGGAGGTCTTTGTTGATTCGATTGGTCTGGGTGGTGATGCCGGTGCCGGTGTGGGGCGGGTTGTTGCGGTGGCCGAGGCGGACGCGAAGGTCCATAGGCCAGTCAGTAAGGCCGATGGGGGCGTGTTTCTTCATGGAGGCCGGCATGTACTTTTGCCACAGGTCGGCGGGCTCCAGGACGTGCATGTCGCTGTCGAAAACTTTAAAACCTTGTTTGGCCACGATTGATACCTCTGGGAGACTTCATGGCAATTATTCAACGGAGGGGCCAGCGAATGCAACCTGGGAAGAAGCGCTTATACGTTTAGCAAGGCAACACTGAGATGCCGCCGGGCAGCCAGGGCGTGAACGCAAAGCCAGTGTGCGGGGTGTGATTGCGCCGAACATGGGGGCCGATTGCCGCGTGTTGTCCGACCGGCCCGGTCGTCTCCCTTCTACTTCGGCGAAGGGAACCTGTACAGCCTGGAGGCGTTGTCATAGACGATTTTGCGCTTCACCGACTCCGGATGGCCCTGGAAGATGCGGTCTATAACCTCCTGGGAATGGGGGAAGGTGCCTTCGTCGTGGGGGTAGTCGCTGCCCCAGAGGAGGGCGCCGTCGCCGATGTAATCCAGGGTGGCGAGGGCTACCTCGTCGTCGCCGAAGGTGACGTGGCCCTGGCGCTTGAAATACTCGCTGGGCTTCATGTCCAGCTTGGGCTGGATCCACATGTGCTTCCGGCCATACTGCTCGTCCATAGCGTAGAGGGTCCAGGCCAGCCAGCCACCGCCGCATTCCACGATGACGAAGTTGAGGTCAGGGTGGCGCTGGGGGATGCCGGCGGCGATGAGGCGGGTGACAGGCTCAATGCCTTCCGCCATGGAGGTGACCATGTAGGTGAGGAAGCCGCCGCTCTTTTCCTCGCCGGGGTTGTCGGGCAGGTGGTCGTTCTCGCCGGTGGTGAAGTGGAGGCTGAAGACCATGCCCGTGTCCTCCAGGACGTCCCATAGAGGCTCATAGACGGGGAGGTTGTAGGGCTGGTTCAGGACGCTGATGGGCGAACTGACGACTCGAAATCCCTTCTTAGCCAGCCGTCGCACCTCCTCGACGGCCTTGGACACGTCTTTGGTGGGGAGGATGGCGGCAGGGGCGAAGCGGTCCTGGTGAGCGCCAAAGATATCGAAGACCCAGTCGTTGTAGGCTTTGGCGGAGGCGAGCTGGAAATTGGCGTCGGGGGAGGCGGTAAGGGCCAGGAGGGAGTTGCAGTAGATGACCTCGCCGGTGATGTTGTCGCGCTTCATGTCCTTGAGGCGGCGGGGAATGTCGCGTCCGCCGAAGGGGTCCTGGCGGAACTGGCGGTTGAGGTCGTCCTCGTTGATGTTGGCCTCGGCCAGGTCATAGCGGCGGGTCTTACGGCCCTCGGCGACGGAGTACTCGCCGCCGTTGATGGTCTCTTTGTGGGGCAAGCGGTGGCGATACTGGGCGGGGACGCGCTGCTGGTAGCTTTCGTCCTCGTCAACGTGGGAGTCGGCGGAGATAAACTTTACGGGGGCCATGGCGTGCCTCCTGGCGAGAGTAAGTTAAAAGGATTTGGGGAGATTTTAGCGCATTTTGGGGACGGATGGGATAGTAGGAACCTAGAACCTCGGTTGCCGCCGCTCTTTGAAGGCCTGGATGCCTTCGGCTGGGTCTGGGTGTGAGGAGAGGTAGTCGACGAAGCTTTCGATTTCTTGAACGACGCCGTCTTTCAAGGGCAGGTCGAGGCCGTGGTGGACGGCGGTCTTGATGCGGCGAAGACTTTCGGCGCTTTTGGGGCGGAGCTGATCGAGGAGGGCCTGGAGTTCCGAGTCTAGCTTGTCGGCGGGGTCGGCGCGCAGGGCCAGGCCCCACCCGGCGGCCTCGGCGCCGGAGAGGCGGCGGCCAGTGAGCATCAGATCCATGGCGCGCTGGTAGCCGACCTTGCGAGGCAACCGCTGGGTGGCGCCGCCGCCGGGCATAAGGCCAAAGTTGGCGTGCTGGTCGCCCATCTGGGCGTCATCGGCGGCGAGGATGAGGTCGCAGGCCAGGGCCAGTTCGAGACCGCCGGCGAGGCAGAAGCCGTGGACGACGGCGATGACAGGAAGGGGAAGGGCTTCCAGACGGAAGAAGAGGCCGTTGAGCAATTCAATGAAGGGCTTAAGTTTTCTCGGCTCCTTCATGACTGATTCGACGTAGCGCAAGTCAGCGCCGGCGCAGAATGCGCGGCCTTCGCCTCGGATGATCAGGGCTTTGAGGCTGGGTGTGGCTTCGACTCGCGAGAGGGCATCGTGAAGCTCGCGGGCCATGGCGGGGTCCAGGGCGTTGAGGGCGTCGGGACGGGCGAGGGTGAGGGTGGCGACAGGGGCGGCGATAGATAGTTTTATGGTCTTGAAGCCGTCTTGAGTGTCCATAGCTCATCATGTTACAGCTTAAAACACGGGTTTGCAGGACAGGATACCCACGGAATATTGCGCCGCTGTCCATGGCGGGAGTAGGATGGCTTCTTGCAGAAATATGGGCCTACTAAGCACATATCGTGAAGTGATGGACACACCGATGCGGCGGCAGGTGGTCGTCGCACTGAGCGCGGCGTACTTGCTGGTGCAGGTGTCCAGCTTCCCGGTGGCGCTGACGCTACCCAGCATTGCCGACCATTTCAACGTGAGCGTGACCACGGCGGCGTGGGTGATGATCGCCAACCTGCTGGTGCTGGGTAGCACGGTGTACCTGGCGGCCAAACTGGGCGACAGGTATGGGCACAAAGAAGCCTTCTTCATCGGCATTGTTATCATAACGCTGGCGGCGGCGGGGGCGGCGTTTTCGCAGAGCTTGGAGCAGTTAATCATTTGCAGGGCGTTGCAGGGCATCGGCGCGGCCTTCGCGACAGGAAACATCAACGCCATACTGGCGGGCACCTTCCCGTGGCAGCAGCGAGGGCGGGCCTTCGCCATGCCGGTGACGGCGGGCCAAGTCGGAGTTTTTTTGAGCCTCATCTTCTTTACCATCTTCCTGCAGTACATAAGCTGGCGGGCCGTCTTCATCACTTTTATTCCTCTTGGGATCATGGCTATCGCGGCGGGATTGCCGCTGCTGAAGCACAAAGACACGCGGCCTCAGTTAGCGCAGGTGCCGATTAATTTTGTGGGCGGGATACTGTTCATCGGCGCGATAGCCACGCTAATCCTGGCGAGCTCACACCTACACTCCGGCGAGGAATCGTTCACCAGCTCGGACGCAATAAGCTACCACATACCGATGCACATACTGTTCGCGGGACTGCTGGCGGCGTTCATCGTGGCGGAATTAAAAATGAAGCAGTCCTTCCTTGATTTCCGGCAGTTTAAGAACAGCAACTTTTCGATGGCGCTGTTTTCGAACATCAGCTTCCACCTATCGATGCTGGCGATTATGACCCTGGTGCCCATTATGGTTCAGAAGGGATTTGCCAAGGACCCTATCTTTATTATCTACGTGCTTCTGCCCCACGAGTGCGTGAACCTGTTCGTGCCGATGGTGGCGGGCTGGTACTACGACCGGCATCGCCCTCGACTGCTGCGTCCTATAGCCCTGTCGCTGATAGCTTTGGGCATAATTCTGGTGGGCATTGTGGGCCTGAGGGTGCCCTTCTGGTACGTACCGCTGCTGATACTGCCGGCGTCCCTGGGGACCGGGCTGTTCAACACCATCAACAACACGGCGATTATGAACTCGGTGTCAGCGGAGCAGCGGGGGTTCGCGTCGGGGATGATAGAGACGACGCGGCACGTGGGGCATACCCTGGGCGCGACGATTGCGGCATCGGCCATGGCGCTGGCGACACCGGTGGCGCTGGACTTGCTGGAGCCGGGGGAGTCGAAGGGATATGTGCGGGACGGCATCCAGGCGGCGACGCTGGCGGTGGTATGGCTGATTATCGCCGGGGCGGTAGTGGCGTTTTACCACAAGGCTGCATTGCCGCTTAAGTCGGGAAGGGATGCGACGCCGCAGGCTCCGGCGTCGGGGGATGGGGGATAGAAATGAGAGAGGGCGCGGACTAAAGTCCGCGCCCTCTCTTCGCGCAGAGTTGGAGAGGCCATTTGGCGATGCCGGTGATGGCAATCATGCCGGTGCCCCACTTGTTCACCCAGTCGACGGGGAGGTAGGCGTAGCCCAGGTCACCCCAGCCGGTGCCCCAGGAGTTCTTCAGGATGAAGTACCCGCCGCCAGAGGCCTTGGGCGCGCCCGCCGGCAGCTTGCTGTTATCGATGTAGCCGGTGATGCAGGCGCAGTGGCCACCATCGCTTTTAGTCTCGTTGGCGCTGTAGGCAACGTAGCCGCCGCTCTGGTTCCGGAAGGAGTCTGGGACGTTGAAGCAGAAGACGATGGGGACTCTATTGGCGAGGTATGCCTTGGCCGTGGATACCTCCTGGTCGTTGGAGAAGGGGTCCCAGATGACGTCGGCGGAGTTAATGCGGAAGCCGGAGGTCCCGGGGATGTCTGTGTCGTAGACACAGACTTCATACCTTTCGATGGTCTCGATGAGCTCGGTCACCGGCTCGCAGACCCACTCCTCGATAATCTCGCTGATAATGCCGCCGATGATGGGTATCTTTTCTACCTCTTTTTCTACCCAGGAGCAGGACTCGGTCACCACCTCTTTAACGTGTTTGGTCTCCACCTGGTAGCACTTAAGGGCGGCCTGGTGGTTGGTGTCTGAGCAGGCCTCGCCGTTGTAGCCGGAGCAGGAGTTGGTGTACCTGCGCTGGCTGTCGCTCTCGGTGCGGGACTGGGACTGGTTGTAGTCCCAGTCCCTCTCGAAGGGAAACTCGTAGGACTTGGTGAGGGCCTGGAGCAGGACGCTATAGGCGGCGTTGTAGCCGTCGCCGTACCAGTCGGGCGGGATAGGGAACCACTTGAGCTTTTCCTTCATGTACAGGTCCTGCTCGGACAGGTTGACCCAGCGGCTGTGCTTGACGGCGATGGCGCTTTCGACGGCGGCGATGATGCCAAAGGCGGTGCAGGTGCCGCGGTTGCCCTGGTCTCGAACGCAGGTGGTGTACCACTTGAGGGGCCACCAGCAGTTGGATAGGATGCCGCTGGCGTTGGCGTTGGTGCCGGGGGTCATGTCCGAGTCGCCGCCGAAGCCTGTGCCCTCTTCCTTGTCGCAGGAAGCGGGGTACTTGGCGGGCTTGAGAGTGAGACCTTTGAGGGCTGTTACCAATGAGAAAGAGGTATTGGCAAGGCTGATAACAGACTTGTTGGCCGCCAGAACGGTCCTGGCGGAGGCAGGTGAGGCCACGGCGGTCAGCTTGGACTTGTCCGCCACGGTTAGCTTCTGACCGGCGGTGATGCCCTGAAGGGAGGTAAAGAGCTTGCCCTGGTACTCCTTGGTGGCCAACTGTCGCCGCATGAGGACGGCGTCGCGGGCCAGGGAGTCGGGGTGGAGGAGCTTGACGGTGCGGACGCTGCCAGCGGCGGTCTTGAAACTTAGCTTGGGCGCTACGTAGTTCTTGGAGGGGCCGAAGGCCTCATAACGCTTCACGATTTCTGAATTGGCGGCGAAGAGCCTTTTGAATTCGCGGCTGGTGTTGGCCCGGGTCAGGGCGTTTTTGTCTATGCTGGACTTGATGGAGGCCGGGGTGATTATCCGGTTCTCGGGCTCTTTTACAAGGGCCTGGAAGTCCGACTTTTTCATCACGGGCAGTGAGGACCGACCGGTTATGGGCTTTAACTGGATTATCATGGTTTGCTAATCTTTGTCGCATACTCCTTAAAGTAATCTTTGGCAATC
The sequence above is a segment of the SAR202 cluster bacterium genome. Coding sequences within it:
- a CDS encoding histidine--tRNA ligase, with the protein product MFKAARGTKDILPEEQKYWRYVERVASTLAHRSGFRRLDTPVFEDAGLFQRSVGTGTDIMDKEVYLFEDRGGDKLTLRPEGTAPVCRAYLEHGMHSLPQPVRLYYFCPVFRYDRPQAGRYRQHHQFGVEVLGDGDALVDAEVVQLAWSLMANLGLKDVSLVVNSIGDAQCRPGYIKELQAYYRGHFDKLCGDCKARLENNPLRLLDCKKPACQPLQESAPKSSEHLCEACRAHWEQFKGYMAALGISYSVDHKLVRGLDYYTRTVFEILPPVEGAQSTLLGGGRYDGLMEQLDGRPTPGVGFATGMERLILNLQRQEVAVPDEEKPKYMLAAMTPEAAQAGVRLAARIRERGAGVVMGGQGRSMRSQMRSANSMGVPYVVILGEDELKAGTVTVKDMASGEQRKVGEGEFLGGV
- a CDS encoding cyclase family protein gives rise to the protein MTTKQRIPTKQDVLSYLHDRTNWGRWGKKGSAGAMNLITPSKTMAALKLPKKGRTVSMSRPFNTTPSMENGRPAQHYMMVQDRPPGGGASMDFYGIFYHGQSTTHIDALCHVWDERGMWDGKDAKEVLKFDGARYGSVDAWKEGIITRGVLLDVPRHRKKPYVTIETPVHGWELEDIARAEGVKLEAGDAVMVYSGREAYAKAHNGLWGGGVERPGLHASCLPFLRDNDVSILGWDMMDHQPNEYGLPWTVHGAIFAYGVALLDNALLEPLAKVCAEEKRWEFLVTINPLYVIGGTGSPVNPIAVF
- a CDS encoding 2-dehydropantoate 2-reductase, producing MQITIFGAGAIGGLTGALLEKAGQPVTLVDKVADHVRCINADGLRVTGFAGEFRVRPKALEPHQLKGPLDTVFLCVKSLHTLDAMNALMPHLGPKSTLVCFQNGVNEETIAKLIGPQRTVGCLVQWGGDYQSPGHIEYGNHGPYQIGELDGRTTPRLVELQKVLSKAQETFITGNIMGHKWSKQVWGYFYIGNALGTSPVPAMFANPRVQRILYACFKEGIAVCQADGIKLEPFAEVPFDPPAFAKLDFEATLPLFQQYADHYRPFVKVFSGPWRDIAVRKRPTEVDYVLGPFVEKGRQCRIPTPLTERMIALVKDVEQGRRQQDDANILELEKLL
- a CDS encoding type II toxin-antitoxin system VapC family toxin, translated to MSVALQTERALLDTCVFSFIHKGDTRSKPYLTYLTSKFGCLSFITVGELYAWSKIRRWGKGQIEVLENALRAYVVLPYDKDLAVAFGSIRAESHQKGRAMSNNDAWVAACALRFGCTLLTNNRRHYEHLNGITIVSLP
- a CDS encoding amidohydrolase yields the protein MAKQGFKVFDSDMHVLEPADLWQKYMPASMKKHAPIGLTDWPMDLRVRLGHRNNPPHTGTGITTQTNRINKDLLPQYTHDLERNFDATAQVRAMDKEGIDKTVLFPSRGLYASAFSDLEPKLSSAIARAYNDWLADFCRDGDPKRMFGSGMLPIHDVSLAIKEARRAVNDLGFKAVFLRPNPVREGEYWELPKYDPLWSEIESLDTALGFHEGMNSYQPTTGNDRWERGGKYALKHAVSHPLEQMQAVAAFTLGGVLHRHPKLRVGFLEGNGSWLPFWLWRLDEHLEWAGKVEHAELSMKPSEYFFRQAYVSVECEETPAKHAIDAVGDDVFVFSTDYPHPDAKYPGSTQYFLKHMPISDESKRKILWDNCLRLYKL
- a CDS encoding amidohydrolase codes for the protein MAPVKFISADSHVDEDESYQQRVPAQYRHRLPHKETINGGEYSVAEGRKTRRYDLAEANINEDDLNRQFRQDPFGGRDIPRRLKDMKRDNITGEVIYCNSLLALTASPDANFQLASAKAYNDWVFDIFGAHQDRFAPAAILPTKDVSKAVEEVRRLAKKGFRVVSSPISVLNQPYNLPVYEPLWDVLEDTGMVFSLHFTTGENDHLPDNPGEEKSGGFLTYMVTSMAEGIEPVTRLIAAGIPQRHPDLNFVIVECGGGWLAWTLYAMDEQYGRKHMWIQPKLDMKPSEYFKRQGHVTFGDDEVALATLDYIGDGALLWGSDYPHDEGTFPHSQEVIDRIFQGHPESVKRKIVYDNASRLYRFPSPK
- a CDS encoding GIY-YIG nuclease family protein, producing MAFYVYMLKCSDGSYYTGHADNLDKRIGEHQSGFFCGYTKRRRPVRFVFVEEFATRSYALDAEFQIKGWSRAKKEALIRRDWKRIVELSKSHASTSSARAIDS
- a CDS encoding MOSC domain-containing protein codes for the protein MPTVKEIFISPVKSLALQCASIVHVSPTGILEDRRFFIIDASGQLMTQRQIGHMVQIKAEYRLDPERLHLDFPTGNTLDGPLDLGGPVAIPFWGRQVGGRLVDGDWNAALSDFLRHPVLLVRSDYPGQSYDEFPVSLVSQASVDELVLRAKDSSISMPSDPRRFRPNLVIDGCIPNEEDSWIGKTIKIGQSLVLRMVKRDPRCAITTHDPDSGARDFDTLRLILSYRPDVKAYMGVYGIVDHPGKISLGDQVSVLSS